The genome window GGGCGCAGGCGTTGACACCCCGCGAGTCGTTGCAGCTGGTCGAGAAGCTACTGGGAGAGCGATGAACGCCGTGGACGAAGTGAAGGCGAGCGGTGAACTGGCGTGGCGCAAGAGCACCTACAGCAGTGGCGAGGGTGGCGAGTGCGTGGAGGTCGCTGTCGCTGGCTGTGCCGTTTACGTGCGGGACTCGAAGCGGGCGGTGGAGGGTGGGCCTGTGCTGAGGGTCGGTCCGGCGGCGTGGGCGGCGTTGCTTGAGACGATGTGAGGTTATACGGCTGCTCGCGACGGTCGGCGCTTCTCTCAAGGAAGCGCCGACCGTCGTTATGAGGAACGACTCTCAGGCCTAGCGGCTCCCAGGCGGCGTCCAGCGGCCAGCGGCGACCTCCTTGTCCAAGCGAGCTTGGAAGTGGGCGTGCGCGGCGCGCATCT of Streptomyces cynarae contains these proteins:
- a CDS encoding DUF397 domain-containing protein, giving the protein MNAVDEVKASGELAWRKSTYSSGEGGECVEVAVAGCAVYVRDSKRAVEGGPVLRVGPAAWAALLETM